A segment of the Panicum hallii strain FIL2 chromosome 1, PHallii_v3.1, whole genome shotgun sequence genome:
ACTGAACGTACTACTGAGGACTAGCCTGAACAGTTAGATAAGAAATTAGTCTTTGGTCTTGCATTCAGTACATCTTATTTTACCAACGTACTACAAAACTTCAACCGAGACATCAACCCCAAGTTCGAAGTTCTGAACATCTCTATCAGGGGTGAGAGCTCTACGGATGAATCTCTCGCCAAATTACGAATTCAAGCGTCTAAGCATCTATAGCAGACGGACTATAATTTTGGCAAGTGGAGCTCTCACCCATTCTCAAGAACCATGTACACGTCACTTGCTCCAACTCCAATGTTCAGTACCAACTGCGATCCCGCACTCCTATGGCGTTGCCGCTGCATCCTGGAGCTCAAACCCTCTGTCCACAGCATAGTCCACGAAGCTGTACAGGGGCAGCACCCGGTCGCCGTACTTGTCCGCGAACCTGTCGGCCTCCGTCTTGGcctgcgccttgagctcctccACGATGCCGAGCGCGCGGTCCATGCCCAGCGCGCGCAGGACGCTGGCGTTCCTCCTCATCTTGCCGTTCCCTGACGCGCTCCGGATGTCGTCGACGAGCTCGTACAGAACGCCGATGGTGCGGCCGTAGCGCCGCAGCGCGGCCTCCTCGTCGGGCCCGGCCCCGCCGAGCATGGCGCCGCAGGCCGCGGAGCACTCGGCCATCTCGCCGAACTTCTTCGTCAGGACCTGCATGACCTCGGCCTCGCCGAGGGCGGTGGCGCCGGCCAGATCGAGGAACTGGCCCGCCGCCATGCCGGTGGATCCGACGGCGCGCGCGAGCTCCGCCATGACGCGGAGGAGGACGGCGTGGGGGACCGGGTCCGGGGACGGGGTGTGGGCGATGACGTGGGTGTAGGCGAGCGGGAAGAGCGCGTCGCCCGCGAGGACGGCCATGTCGGTGCCGAAGGCGGCGTGCGTGGAGGGGCGCCCGCGCCGCGTGGGCGCGGCGTCGAAGCAGGGCAGGTCGTCGTGCACGAGCGACGCCGCGTGGAGCATCTCGAgggccgccg
Coding sequences within it:
- the LOC112883221 gene encoding heterodimeric geranylgeranyl pyrophosphate synthase small subunit, chloroplastic produces the protein MALSSIFLPLPMPKLLSSSRSHRLLPVRASSAAPAASASFDLRRYWTSLIADVESELDAAMPMRPPESIHAAMRYAVLPGAGKEGTAKRAPPVLCVAACELLGAPRSAALPAAAALEMLHAASLVHDDLPCFDAAPTRRGRPSTHAAFGTDMAVLAGDALFPLAYTHVIAHTPSPDPVPHAVLLRVMAELARAVGSTGMAAGQFLDLAGATALGEAEVMQVLTKKFGEMAECSAACGAMLGGAGPDEEAALRRYGRTIGVLYELVDDIRSASGNGKMRRNASVLRALGMDRALGIVEELKAQAKTEADRFADKYGDRVLPLYSFVDYAVDRGFELQDAAATP